TCCTGCGTCAATACCTGCCCCAGCCGCGCCCGTATCTTTGGCGACATCAATGATCCAAGTAGCGAAATTTCGAAACTGATCGCCAAGGAAGATGCGCAGCCACTGTATGCCGGTAAGGGTACCAAGCCGAATGTTTTCTACATCGGTGCCGAAGATCTAAAGGCACCACCTATGGCCACGCCCGGCAAGTACCTTCGTGTGGAACGTAACCGCCCGTTTAGCACCGATACCGCTTAAATGAATTGGAGGCAGAAATGTTTAATCGTCGCAATTTCCTAAAATTAGGCGCCACATCGGCAGCACTTCCATTAGCTGGCGGCGTCTCGCTCGCAAGAGCAAAGATGTTACCCATCATGGGCGGAAAAGATTTTTCGCCCGAGACGGGTGATGAACGTCAACTCATTTCCAGCGCATGTTGGCAGTGTGTGACTCGGTGTCCCAACGTGAACTACATCGAAGACGGGCGCTTGGTTAAAATCGAAGGCCAGCCGAATTCCATTCGCACGGAAGGTAAGATGTGCGCCAAGGGACAAGCTGGCGTCAACCAGGTCTATGATCCAGATCGCATTCTTTATCCCATGAAACGCGTCGGCAAACGCGGCGAGGGGAAATGGAAGCGAATCAGTTGGGATGATGCCTTGGGCGAAATCGCAACACGTCTGAAAAAACTTCGCGATGACGGCCATCCGGAAAAGTTCATGTTCCATTACGGACGCATGAAAGCCAGTTCGTCCAAGCTGATTAAAAGCGTCTTCCTCGCCAACTATGGCACCAAGACAATCGGCAACCACACCAGCATTTGTGAAGCTGGCAAGTGGACATCTCAGGAACTGACCTGGGGCAAGCACTATGACAACTGGGATTTGGATAAAACGAACTTTATCCTGAACTTCGGTTCCGGTGTCCTCGAAGCCCACACCAACCATATTCCTGTCGCTCAACGTTTGGCGCGGGCGATGGCTGACCGTAAGGTCAAGATGGTGACATTCGACGTCCGTCTATCCAATACGGCCGCGAAGTCTACTCAGTGGGTACCTGTTAAGCCGGGGACCGATCTTGCTGTCATCCTCGCCATGAGTAACGTCATCATGAGTGAAGACCTCTACCAAGGCGATGGCGAGAAATTCCTTAAGTACTGCTTGGTGACACCTAACCACAAAGCCCCTGTCGCTGAGAAAGTGGCGGCCCTGAAAGCGCACTTGAAGCAGTATACCCCTGAATGGGCAGAAAAGATCAGTGGCGTATCAGCGAAGGTTATCGTTGATGTGGCGCGCGAATTTGCCAACGCCAAACCGGGTTGCGCCATCAGCTATCGGGGTGCAGTCGGTCACTACAACGGTGTTGAAACCGAGCGTGCCGTTCAAATGTTATCAGCCATTACGGGCAATATCGAAAATCCGGGCGGCCGCTGCAAAGGCGTCGGGCCGAGCTGGAAATACCCGAAAGGACCGAAGAAGAAGCCCAAAGGCAAAGCATTGAAGGTCACGAAAGGCTTCAAGGGTAAGTCCTTGTTCCCGACCCATGGTGTCAGCCACAACGTGTTGTCTGTTATCAAGGACGGCAAAGCCGGACGACCGGATGTGTATATGTGGTACTGCTACTCGCCTGTTTATGCCAATGGCAACGTGCAGGAAAACATCGACATCATGAAGGACGAAAAACTGATCCCGTTCTCAGTCTGCGTCAACCCGTTCTATGACGAGTCGGCTGCATTGGCAGATATCATTCTTCCCGATGCCACTTATCTTGAACGGTGGGACTACGAGGACATGGTCTCGCCAAATCAAGTCCCCGAATATTACATTCGTCAGCCGGTTATTAAGCCGCTTGGGGAAGTGCGTGATTTCGGTGATGTTGCCTGTGAATTGGCGGAGCGTATGGGCTTCCCATTGGGCTTCAAGACCAAGCAGGAGTTCGTACAAATTTCCTGCGAAAAAACGCCGGCGATTAAAGCCCTTGGTGGTTTTGAGTTCATGAAGAAGGCTGGCGTCTGGCATGACCCCAAGGCTAAGCCGAAGTACTTCAGTCACGCGAAGGCTCTTAGTGATAAGAAGATGAAAGCAGAGGGTGTCATCTACGACGAGGACTCCGGTACTTACTGGAACTGGAAAAAAGCCAAGGCCAAGAGTGAAGCGGCGGCGAAGGCCAAAGGCTATCGTGGCACCAAGAACGCCTATAAAGGTTACGTGGGCGTCCAGGTCGAAGGTAAGGCGGTCGCCGGTTTCAAACCGGACAAACTTCCTCTCTCTGGAATGTTTGAGATCTACTCGCCTTTGTTAGCGGCGAAGAAGAAGCCTGGTCTGCCAACGTGGATCGAAGTGCCGGAACACCAAGTCATGAAGGCCGGCGAACTGGTCCTAACCACCTACAAGGTTGCGGCTCAAATCCATTCACGGTCGCAAAACTGCAGATGGCTGACCGAGATCTATCACGACAACCCAGCCTGGATTAACCCGGACACGGCGAAAGCCTTGAATATTAAGGACGGCGACAAAATCATGGTTAAGTCGGGGATTGGTGAACTTAAGACGAAAGCACGGGTTACGCCGGCCATTATACCCGGGACCGTTGCCATCTCTCACCACTGCGGTCATTGGGAGTATGGCCGATATGCCTCTGGTAAGAAGGCGCCGTTCGGCAAGGATGACGATCAAGACTCCAACATCTGGTGGGCCAGCAGAGGAGCCCATCCGAACTGGATCATCCCTAATGATCCGGATCCGATTAGCGGCGCTTTGCGCTTTCAAGATACCGTGGTCACAGTAACGAAAGCTTAGATCACATGACGAAGACGGAAGAAAAAATGGGAAGAAGTAACCCAAAAGAAATGGCCAGGATGGCGGTTGAGCGAAATGGTCTCTATCGCCTCCTGGCAACCGTCTTTCGCAAGGAATTCACGGCCGAACTGGTTCGGGAACTGAAGGACCCGGAATTTTTGCGCGATCTGTCCGAGGTCGGCGCAGATATTGAAGTCTTTTCCAATCTTTCTCCGGACAAAGAATTTTTGGAGGAATTGTCGCTCGAATTCTCTCGTTTGTTTATGGGGCCTGGACAGCATGTATCCCCTTACGAGTCGGTTCATCTGGGCGGGGAAGGTGCATCGCTTTGGGGGCCGCAGACCATCAATGTCAAAAAATTTATCGAACAATCCGGCTTTGTCTACGAGACTGATTACCACGGGCTTCCCGACCATATCAGTGTGGAACTTGAATTTATGGCGCATCTGACTCAGCTTGAGGCAGAGGCCTGGGAACTCGATCAAACTGATGAAGCAATAAACAGTCTGCTCTTTCAGAAAGAGTTTCTGGAGCGTCATTTAGCCCTATGGGTGACAAAGTTCTCCGCCAAAGTTGAAGAACTTGCGGAAATTCCAATCTATCCCCAATTGGCGACCCTGACCCGTGACTTTGTTGAGGCCGATCACCAGGAACTCGGTAAAATCTCAACTGAAATCATGAATTAGGGAATACCTAGAGGTTTCGCAAATGCCGCCCGCTCTCTAAGCAAATGCCAGCCTCTGCCAAAGTCCGCTCAAAGGCTGCAATCGATTAACACAAACCCCACGCCTTACACCCTTTAACAGACATAATTAATAGCTAGTGTTTTCGTCTGTTGATGACCCCAAAAAGGCCTGGGTGCAATTGATAGACATCAAGGGTCCAGGCAAAAAACTATGCATTAATATCCCTATTCAATTTGTATCTTTAATTCCACGGCGTTCTTTTGGAGGCACGATTATGATGGCACGATCAACAATGGTGACACAGACCGAAGTTCCTATCAAAACGTTAGATGACTGTGATTTTCCTCTACGTTTTGCCGCTGTCGTCTATCTGGCGAAGAATTCAGATCGTTCAGGTCTTGCGCGGTTTGTTCAGGCCATGAAGCAGGCAAACATACATGTCGGAGGATTGCTTCAAGAGAAAATAGCAATCGGTGGAACAGGAATGAATCGAGTGGAGGCGATTGATATCGCGACAGAAAATAGATTTTCAATCAACCAACCGACACTCGAACAATGGCAGAACCGCGATTGCTCTCTCGATACTTTAACTCTTACAGAAACAGCGGCAGTGTTAAGGCGGGCAATTGAAGACAGAGTCGAACTCATGGTCGTTGAAAAATTTGGTAATGCGGAGCGTGACGGGGAAGGTTTAAGTGACGAAATACTTTGCGCCATCGCGGCAGGGATTCCTGTCCTGGTTGCAGTTCCAGATACCAGTCTCGAGATTTGGAACGACCGTACAGGCGGGATGGGGGGTGTCTTAAACTGCGAAGAAGATGACCTGTTCCACTGGTGGACTTCAATCCAGCCTTTACACCAAATTCAAGCCATCGGGTAGTTTAGCCATTTGCTTGCTCTGGATCTCAGTTGATTTCCCCCAGGATATTGATGGCCACCTGCGATTCTCTATGGCACTCGGACTCTTCAAGTACGTCTGGCATATAGGGGATTCTACCACCTAACGTCCACACACGGCTATTAGCGACGGTTCTGACCGTCACCCGAATAGGTCAGCTTTTTGGGGATGAAGCGGACCTTGTTTGGGGCCGGTGTTTTCTTCCGCATTTGACTGCCATCTCAATAGGTTGACCCATTAGGCCGCTGGCCTCTATAGGCCTAGATCAAAAATACGATTAGCCGTTCGCCACAATATGTCTTCTCGCTCATTTTCATTCAAATTTGCGTCTTCAAGCACTTTCTTCCGAATGTCATACAAGGGAGCTGGATGCTTAAGCCATCGCCACGTTGCCGACCAATCTGAACCGAACATAATTCGATCAGAGCCGATGGTGTCAATGGCCGTGCGCAGATGAGTAGGACTCGTACCGACAACATCGAAATAAACATTGCTATTTCTCATAGCAACCGTCATGGCCGGTTCAAAATAGGTTTCCAGACTTCGTCCCATTTTTGTCAATATTATCGGAACTTCGGGGTAATGCCCCGCGACTTCGTCAGCCCAAATTGGGTTTCCATAGAAAAGCCCTCCAGGAAACTGGGACCAAGCCGTTGGGAATTGAATTGGAACTTTGTAGCGATCCAGAGTGTCCATTATCGGCCGGAGATCTTTTTCAATTTGCTCTGGATTAACCGATGTCGTGAAGGCGCGTATGAAGGTCTCTC
The Rhodospirillaceae bacterium DNA segment above includes these coding regions:
- a CDS encoding molybdopterin-dependent oxidoreductase, which translates into the protein MFNRRNFLKLGATSAALPLAGGVSLARAKMLPIMGGKDFSPETGDERQLISSACWQCVTRCPNVNYIEDGRLVKIEGQPNSIRTEGKMCAKGQAGVNQVYDPDRILYPMKRVGKRGEGKWKRISWDDALGEIATRLKKLRDDGHPEKFMFHYGRMKASSSKLIKSVFLANYGTKTIGNHTSICEAGKWTSQELTWGKHYDNWDLDKTNFILNFGSGVLEAHTNHIPVAQRLARAMADRKVKMVTFDVRLSNTAAKSTQWVPVKPGTDLAVILAMSNVIMSEDLYQGDGEKFLKYCLVTPNHKAPVAEKVAALKAHLKQYTPEWAEKISGVSAKVIVDVAREFANAKPGCAISYRGAVGHYNGVETERAVQMLSAITGNIENPGGRCKGVGPSWKYPKGPKKKPKGKALKVTKGFKGKSLFPTHGVSHNVLSVIKDGKAGRPDVYMWYCYSPVYANGNVQENIDIMKDEKLIPFSVCVNPFYDESAALADIILPDATYLERWDYEDMVSPNQVPEYYIRQPVIKPLGEVRDFGDVACELAERMGFPLGFKTKQEFVQISCEKTPAIKALGGFEFMKKAGVWHDPKAKPKYFSHAKALSDKKMKAEGVIYDEDSGTYWNWKKAKAKSEAAAKAKGYRGTKNAYKGYVGVQVEGKAVAGFKPDKLPLSGMFEIYSPLLAAKKKPGLPTWIEVPEHQVMKAGELVLTTYKVAAQIHSRSQNCRWLTEIYHDNPAWINPDTAKALNIKDGDKIMVKSGIGELKTKARVTPAIIPGTVAISHHCGHWEYGRYASGKKAPFGKDDDQDSNIWWASRGAHPNWIIPNDPDPISGALRFQDTVVTVTKA
- a CDS encoding DUF2478 domain-containing protein produces the protein MMARSTMVTQTEVPIKTLDDCDFPLRFAAVVYLAKNSDRSGLARFVQAMKQANIHVGGLLQEKIAIGGTGMNRVEAIDIATENRFSINQPTLEQWQNRDCSLDTLTLTETAAVLRRAIEDRVELMVVEKFGNAERDGEGLSDEILCAIAAGIPVLVAVPDTSLEIWNDRTGGMGGVLNCEEDDLFHWWTSIQPLHQIQAIG
- a CDS encoding amidohydrolase family protein yields the protein MIIDTHIHLYGFPSLEQLETKIQKMEDAIAFRTRYPELYDRTLTDDPIDISDDLITHMDRHGIDIAVVQARAGNVTNDQVAKAVKKYPKRFFGLLRMGHDQEASHEYLDDPTPVRDAAPDHISYCIEELGMKGMGETFIRAFTTSVNPEQIEKDLRPIMDTLDRYKVPIQFPTAWSQFPGGLFYGNPIWADEVAGHYPEVPIILTKMGRSLETYFEPAMTVAMRNSNVYFDVVGTSPTHLRTAIDTIGSDRIMFGSDWSATWRWLKHPAPLYDIRKKVLEDANLNENEREDILWRTANRIFDLGL